In the genome of Coraliomargarita algicola, one region contains:
- a CDS encoding Rrf2 family transcriptional regulator, translated as MKLSHKLEYACRVLAQLGRSHGQDKLAHIETLATAEAIPANYLVQILNELRNAGLIVSKRGKQGGYALSRDPKKVTLIEIVEAVDGELLERSFEDAGHSGERVAGIWSEIGECFESKMREYTLDDFIVKDADAEMYYI; from the coding sequence GTGAAGCTCTCTCATAAACTTGAATATGCCTGCCGTGTATTGGCTCAACTTGGTCGTTCCCACGGTCAGGATAAACTTGCGCACATCGAGACGTTGGCGACGGCGGAAGCGATTCCGGCGAATTATCTGGTGCAAATTCTCAATGAATTGCGAAATGCCGGCTTGATTGTCAGCAAACGTGGCAAGCAGGGAGGCTATGCTTTGTCCCGCGATCCGAAGAAGGTGACGTTAATCGAGATTGTTGAAGCGGTCGACGGTGAGTTGCTTGAGCGCAGCTTCGAAGATGCGGGGCACTCTGGCGAGCGCGTGGCAGGGATCTGGAGCGAGATTGGCGAATGCTTTGAATCAAAGATGCGCGAATACACGCTCGACGATTTTATCGTAAAGGACGCGGATGCGGAGATGTATTATATTTGA
- the gyrB gene encoding DNA topoisomerase (ATP-hydrolyzing) subunit B: MPEDTTPENSETKDAAAAAKNEVYDSSKIQKLEGLEGVRKRPDMYIGDTNERGLHHCVFEIVDNSIDEALAGYCSNITVSIHSDGSCSVEDDGRGIPVDIHPKYNIPSLELVMTNLHAGGKFGKGAYQVSGGLHGVGAKCVNAVSEWFEVEVRRDGKVHKMEFSRGKTTSKMKIIGDTKRTGTRIAFSPDPEIFETTREFKFELLGKRLRELAFLNPGIQITFVDERINKTETFIFKDGIAEYVTYLNENKNVLHAEPISFHGEAPTPNPDLDANIVVDIAFQYNDSYNDQIYAYANSIHNIEGGTHLSGFRTALTRVINAYGKANNLIKDKEPNLSGEDAREGLTAIVSVKVPEPRFEGQTKTKLSNGEVDGIVQKITGEELKYYFETNPQVAKKLIDKCLNAARAREAARKARETVRKGALSSGGLPGKLADCSSKDPAMSELYIVEGDSAGGSAKQGRDRATQAILPIRGKLLNVEKARLDKVLGNNEIRTLITAVGTGIGDHEGDGAFDATKARYHKIILMTDADVDGAHIRTLLLTFIFRQMKGLIEAGYVYIAQPPLYKIKRKRREQYVDNDAQLNRILLELGSEDVTLDRLRDNTELSGDTIDRLVECMSRLEMIGRGVTRYGCDFAQYLDQHDGVDYKLPRYIVRIRTGNDEEFRFLKNDDDRIAFHTEFQLTDEDGTGTVIREILSDEGIKIQQRISLHEIYESTEMAKLIREIADAGMDIKQFSKSEEARYQIIENKGDEKKENIIELHSIIELIENIRTIGRRGLSIQRYKGLGEMNPKQLYETTMDPKKRRLLKVNIADAAVADGIFSMLMGEDVPSRRAFIEDNALNVAHLDV; encoded by the coding sequence ATGCCAGAAGATACAACGCCCGAAAATTCAGAAACCAAAGACGCTGCTGCAGCGGCTAAAAATGAGGTCTACGACTCGTCGAAAATCCAGAAGCTCGAAGGTCTCGAAGGTGTGCGCAAGCGCCCCGATATGTATATCGGCGACACCAATGAACGCGGCCTCCACCACTGTGTGTTTGAGATCGTCGACAACTCGATCGACGAGGCGCTCGCCGGCTACTGCAGCAATATCACCGTCAGCATTCACAGCGACGGCTCCTGCTCCGTCGAAGATGACGGTCGTGGCATCCCGGTCGACATCCACCCGAAATACAACATCCCATCGCTGGAGCTAGTGATGACCAATCTCCACGCAGGGGGCAAATTCGGTAAAGGCGCCTATCAGGTCTCAGGCGGTCTACACGGCGTCGGTGCCAAGTGTGTGAACGCGGTTTCGGAATGGTTCGAAGTCGAAGTTCGCCGCGACGGCAAAGTCCACAAGATGGAATTTTCCCGCGGAAAAACGACTTCTAAAATGAAGATCATCGGCGATACCAAGCGCACCGGCACGCGAATCGCCTTCTCACCGGACCCGGAAATCTTCGAAACGACCCGAGAATTTAAGTTCGAATTGCTAGGTAAGCGTCTACGTGAGCTCGCCTTCCTGAACCCCGGCATCCAAATCACTTTTGTCGATGAACGTATCAACAAGACCGAGACCTTCATTTTCAAAGACGGCATCGCGGAATACGTCACCTACCTCAACGAAAACAAAAACGTACTCCACGCCGAGCCGATCAGCTTTCACGGTGAAGCCCCCACGCCCAACCCGGATCTGGATGCCAACATCGTCGTCGATATCGCCTTCCAATATAACGATAGCTACAACGACCAAATCTACGCCTACGCCAACTCGATCCACAATATCGAAGGCGGCACCCACCTCTCAGGCTTCCGCACCGCTCTCACGCGTGTGATCAACGCCTACGGTAAGGCCAATAACCTAATCAAGGACAAGGAGCCCAACCTCTCTGGTGAAGATGCCCGCGAAGGCCTCACAGCCATCGTTTCGGTCAAAGTTCCCGAGCCGCGCTTCGAAGGTCAAACCAAAACCAAACTTTCCAATGGTGAGGTCGACGGCATCGTGCAAAAGATCACAGGCGAGGAGCTTAAATACTATTTCGAAACGAATCCTCAGGTCGCTAAAAAGTTGATCGACAAGTGTCTCAACGCCGCCCGTGCCCGCGAGGCCGCCCGCAAAGCCCGCGAAACGGTGCGCAAGGGTGCCCTCTCCTCCGGTGGCCTGCCAGGCAAACTGGCGGACTGCTCCTCCAAGGACCCCGCCATGTCGGAACTCTATATTGTGGAGGGTGACTCTGCGGGTGGTTCGGCCAAGCAAGGCCGTGACCGCGCCACACAAGCCATCCTACCGATTCGTGGTAAGCTACTCAATGTGGAAAAAGCCCGCCTCGACAAGGTGCTGGGTAATAATGAAATTCGCACCCTCATCACTGCCGTCGGCACTGGTATCGGTGATCACGAGGGCGACGGCGCCTTCGATGCCACCAAGGCGCGTTATCACAAAATCATTTTGATGACCGATGCCGACGTGGACGGTGCCCACATTCGCACCCTCCTGCTTACTTTCATCTTCCGCCAAATGAAGGGTCTCATCGAAGCGGGCTATGTCTACATCGCACAACCGCCGCTGTATAAGATTAAGCGCAAGCGCCGTGAGCAATATGTCGACAATGACGCACAGCTCAACCGCATCCTATTGGAACTCGGTTCGGAAGACGTCACCTTGGATCGTCTGCGTGATAACACCGAACTCAGTGGCGATACCATCGACCGCTTAGTGGAATGTATGTCACGCCTGGAAATGATTGGCCGCGGCGTCACTCGCTATGGTTGCGACTTTGCCCAATACCTCGATCAACACGACGGCGTAGATTATAAACTACCACGCTACATCGTCCGTATCCGCACGGGTAATGACGAAGAATTCCGCTTCCTGAAAAACGATGACGATCGCATCGCCTTCCACACAGAATTTCAACTGACCGACGAAGACGGCACAGGAACCGTGATTCGCGAGATCCTCAGCGATGAAGGCATCAAGATTCAGCAACGTATTTCCCTACACGAGATCTACGAGTCCACAGAGATGGCCAAACTCATCCGCGAAATCGCCGATGCAGGTATGGACATCAAACAGTTCAGCAAATCCGAAGAAGCTCGCTACCAAATCATCGAAAACAAGGGTGATGAGAAAAAGGAGAACATTATCGAACTCCACTCCATCATCGAGTTGATCGAAAACATACGCACCATCGGACGCCGTGGCCTCAGTATTCAGCGCTACAAAGGTCTTGGTGAGATGAACCCGAAACAACTCTACGAAACCACGATGGATCCGAAAAAACGCCGTCTGCTCAAAGTCAATATCGCCGACGCCGCCGTCGCGGACGGCATCTTCTCCATGCTCATGGGTGAAGATGTTCCAAGCCGCCGCGCCTTCATCGAAGATAATGCGCTCAATGTAGCGCACCTCGACGTCTAA
- a CDS encoding group III truncated hemoglobin: protein MNEPHKAPLFDRIGGRDGLLKLLRYFYADVRQHTVIGPIFKAHIQDWPAHIENIADFWSGITGGQAKYRGGMPIKHLSLGLGEEHFQAWLGLWKRNCSTHLAQAEATEMAAIADKIGLRLKAIIANHNKPTLDLFS, encoded by the coding sequence ATGAATGAACCACACAAAGCCCCACTCTTTGATCGCATTGGCGGTCGAGACGGACTCCTCAAATTACTGCGGTATTTCTACGCGGATGTACGGCAACATACAGTCATAGGCCCGATCTTCAAGGCCCACATACAAGACTGGCCAGCGCATATCGAAAACATTGCAGACTTTTGGTCAGGCATCACAGGAGGCCAGGCCAAATATCGTGGTGGCATGCCAATCAAACACCTATCCCTCGGTTTGGGCGAAGAACACTTTCAAGCTTGGCTTGGACTATGGAAACGCAATTGCAGCACCCATTTAGCACAAGCAGAAGCCACAGAGATGGCCGCCATTGCTGACAAAATTGGCCTCCGCCTAAAAGCTATCATTGCAAATCACAACAAACCGACACTCGATTTGTTTTCCTAA
- the gyrA gene encoding DNA gyrase subunit A, with amino-acid sequence MSEELTPHNPEHTRPEGTSIIDIMQTAYIDYSMSVIVSRALPDARDGLKPVQRRILYAMLREGLLHNRPFDKCAGVVGEVLKNYHPHGDSSVYDTLVRLAQHWVMRYPLIIPQGNFGSIDGDSAAAYRYTECKLEGIAEDLLKDIDEDTVDFVPNYKESSTEPSVLPAALPNLLMNGSTGIAVGMTTNIPPHNLNEVIDATVAIIDNPKIELDELIKIIPGPDFPGGGFIHGKSGIESYLKTGRGIVRTRGIAEVVENKGKEEIIISAIPYNVNRASLVIRIADLIKEKAIDGISDLRDESTETTRIVIELKRGAIPRVIINQLYKSTPLESSFGVILLALDNRRPKQMNIKEMLTCYIDHRRDVIYRRTAFRLRKAEARAHILEGYKIALDNLDDFVKIIRASKNREEAKQELMAKYPLSEIQTTAILELRLYQLTGMERGKIEEEYLALMAVIEELRSILESEQKLLMVIKEELGQMKEKYGNPRRSTILSIDGDLSMEDIIPNEGCMITITHKGFMKRTSLDEYRSQKRGGKGVIGSGQYEDDFVEHLFTASTHDYIMFFMNNGRVYVEKVYHIPEGSRTAKGRAIANIIELQAGEKIAAMICVKDFNESDQRIVLATERGVTKKTLLSDYKNHRKGGLIGINIDEGDNLIGARLTSGNDDILLVTSNAQSIRFPETDLRDQGRATRGVRGIKLKTEADKVVAIEIVNPSPTGEPAEGEETEPKKLLLIAGANGLGKRTEFSDYRVQSRGGSGIIAIKSDKVAGALSVTETDEIMMFTKKGQAVRSPINTVRVTGRAASGVKLVNLADKDELIGISKVIATEEDQSGEDAEGGEVTDVETSDVVETTDDSSAQQDTNEES; translated from the coding sequence ATGTCCGAAGAACTCACACCACACAACCCCGAGCACACACGCCCCGAGGGCACGTCGATTATCGACATCATGCAGACGGCTTACATCGACTACTCGATGTCTGTCATCGTCAGTCGCGCGCTCCCCGACGCCCGCGACGGCCTCAAGCCCGTGCAACGACGTATCCTCTACGCAATGTTGCGTGAAGGCCTGCTACACAACCGCCCCTTCGATAAGTGCGCCGGTGTCGTCGGGGAAGTCCTGAAGAACTATCACCCCCACGGTGATAGCTCAGTTTACGACACACTCGTTCGCCTCGCCCAACACTGGGTCATGCGCTACCCACTCATCATCCCACAAGGTAACTTCGGCTCCATCGACGGTGACTCCGCCGCGGCCTATCGTTATACTGAGTGTAAACTCGAAGGCATCGCCGAAGATCTGCTCAAAGACATCGACGAAGACACCGTCGACTTCGTGCCGAACTATAAGGAAAGCTCCACCGAGCCCTCGGTGCTTCCTGCCGCATTGCCCAATCTCCTGATGAATGGCTCCACGGGGATTGCGGTCGGTATGACCACGAATATTCCGCCGCATAACTTAAACGAAGTCATTGATGCCACAGTCGCCATCATCGATAATCCCAAGATCGAACTCGATGAGTTGATCAAAATCATCCCCGGCCCCGACTTCCCTGGTGGCGGATTCATTCACGGAAAATCGGGTATCGAAAGCTACCTCAAAACTGGCCGCGGCATCGTCCGCACCCGTGGTATCGCCGAAGTCGTCGAGAATAAAGGCAAAGAAGAAATCATCATCTCGGCCATCCCTTATAACGTCAACCGCGCCTCCCTAGTCATCCGTATCGCCGACTTGATTAAGGAAAAAGCAATCGACGGCATCTCCGATCTGCGCGACGAGTCGACCGAGACGACACGCATCGTCATCGAACTCAAACGCGGCGCCATCCCACGCGTCATCATCAATCAACTCTACAAGAGCACACCACTGGAAAGCTCTTTCGGCGTCATTCTACTCGCGCTCGACAACCGTCGCCCCAAGCAGATGAACATCAAAGAGATGCTCACCTGCTACATCGACCACCGCCGCGATGTCATCTACCGCCGCACCGCCTTCCGTCTGCGCAAGGCCGAAGCACGCGCCCACATACTCGAAGGCTACAAGATCGCCCTCGATAACTTGGACGACTTTGTCAAAATCATCCGCGCCTCCAAGAATCGTGAAGAAGCCAAGCAAGAGCTGATGGCCAAGTATCCTCTCTCGGAGATTCAGACCACCGCCATCCTCGAACTGCGCCTCTATCAACTCACCGGCATGGAACGCGGTAAGATCGAAGAAGAGTACCTCGCTCTGATGGCGGTCATCGAAGAGCTGCGCTCCATCCTTGAAAGTGAGCAAAAGTTGCTCATGGTCATCAAGGAAGAGCTTGGCCAGATGAAAGAGAAATACGGCAACCCACGCCGCTCGACCATCCTCTCGATTGATGGCGACCTTTCCATGGAAGACATCATTCCAAACGAAGGCTGCATGATCACCATCACCCACAAGGGCTTCATGAAGCGCACTTCGCTGGATGAATACCGCTCACAGAAACGCGGCGGCAAGGGCGTGATTGGCTCCGGGCAATATGAAGATGACTTTGTCGAACACCTCTTCACCGCGTCGACTCACGATTACATAATGTTCTTCATGAATAACGGTCGAGTCTACGTAGAAAAGGTCTATCACATCCCTGAAGGCAGCCGCACTGCCAAAGGACGCGCCATCGCCAACATCATCGAACTACAAGCAGGCGAAAAGATTGCTGCGATGATTTGCGTCAAAGACTTCAACGAATCCGATCAACGCATCGTACTCGCCACCGAGCGGGGGGTCACTAAGAAGACCCTACTCTCCGACTACAAGAACCACCGCAAAGGCGGCCTGATCGGTATCAATATCGACGAAGGCGATAACCTGATCGGCGCACGCCTCACCAGCGGCAACGACGACATCCTGCTAGTCACCAGCAACGCTCAGTCGATCCGATTCCCAGAGACCGACCTGCGCGACCAAGGCCGTGCCACACGTGGCGTGCGCGGCATCAAGCTCAAGACTGAGGCCGACAAGGTGGTTGCGATCGAAATCGTCAATCCAAGCCCAACAGGCGAGCCAGCCGAAGGTGAAGAAACCGAGCCCAAGAAGCTACTGCTAATCGCAGGTGCCAACGGCCTCGGCAAGCGCACCGAGTTCAGCGACTACCGCGTCCAATCACGCGGCGGCTCCGGTATCATTGCCATCAAGTCCGACAAAGTCGCAGGCGCACTCAGCGTCACCGAAACGGACGAGATCATGATGTTCACCAAGAAGGGCCAAGCCGTCCGCAGTCCGATCAATACCGTTCGCGTGACCGGTCGTGCTGCCAGCGGCGTCAAACTAGTCAACCTAGCTGACAAGGATGAGTTAATCGGTATCAGCAAAGTCATCGCCACTGAGGAAGACCAATCCGGCGAAGACGCAGAAGGTGGCGAAGTCACCGACGTCGAGACTAGCGATGTGGTAGAGACCACGGACGACAGTTCCGCACAGCAGGACACAAACGAAGAGTCCTAA
- a CDS encoding glycoside hydrolase family 88 protein — MTKRSLYFTSDSEYSTPVSVLQGRTGPKQRPLMALEHDGFTRLTWQSAPAAIDTVELILVFVVEPATSGSNRILVYHESKDRIIAECEVICSDPYQRIAIAIPQEAFGEDGTLTLQLKLANEGYLWLFAPDASARDGLEWHVPHLIDASGPADAFMDALASLASIQTFSWKEGCVLDALQAYADLGEDSRAAAAIRQHLDYFGFSSGVLEYETPRSMRVANELDTIETTLPFAHAARIDPQHPWVDLAMDFWRQLIAKNGQVQDEEMISSEGAYTVAYPMVLIAQLRNEPKWEAIAENLLVETFNRLVQKEGIYLRHYTDGRRTHRNWVRGLCWQMLGHVQVLKLQAKPSEILKQQLTTLAEFAAQYQLENGMWACFVDEPEVAADTSGSVGVAAAMALAAKHGFLPEEYLERALRCRETARTYLTPQGFLGGCSQSNKGGEGLQRSDYRVTLSYALGLYGQLEVATLGDA, encoded by the coding sequence ATGACTAAACGCTCTCTATATTTTACATCGGATTCAGAATATTCGACTCCAGTCTCAGTGCTACAAGGGCGCACTGGCCCAAAGCAACGTCCTTTGATGGCTTTGGAGCATGACGGCTTCACGCGTTTGACATGGCAGTCCGCACCCGCTGCCATTGACACAGTAGAGTTGATTTTGGTCTTTGTCGTCGAGCCGGCAACCTCTGGTTCGAACCGTATTTTAGTTTATCATGAGAGCAAGGATCGGATTATAGCTGAGTGTGAGGTCATTTGCTCCGACCCCTATCAACGTATTGCAATTGCAATTCCGCAGGAGGCATTTGGAGAAGACGGTACGCTTACGCTTCAGTTAAAATTAGCTAACGAGGGATATTTATGGTTATTTGCGCCCGATGCCAGTGCACGAGACGGTCTAGAGTGGCATGTGCCACACTTGATTGATGCCTCCGGACCGGCGGATGCTTTTATGGATGCGCTAGCTTCATTGGCTTCGATACAGACTTTTAGCTGGAAGGAAGGTTGCGTGCTGGATGCCCTGCAGGCCTATGCGGATCTCGGTGAGGACTCGCGAGCTGCTGCTGCGATTCGTCAACATTTAGACTATTTTGGCTTTTCATCCGGAGTGCTTGAATACGAGACTCCACGCAGTATGCGGGTGGCCAATGAGCTGGATACTATTGAAACGACTCTACCTTTCGCACATGCCGCTCGTATTGACCCGCAGCATCCCTGGGTGGATTTAGCTATGGATTTTTGGCGACAATTGATTGCTAAAAATGGTCAGGTGCAGGATGAGGAGATGATTTCCAGTGAAGGGGCCTATACTGTGGCTTATCCGATGGTCTTGATCGCGCAACTTCGCAATGAGCCAAAGTGGGAGGCCATCGCAGAAAATCTGTTGGTTGAGACTTTTAACCGTTTAGTGCAAAAAGAGGGTATTTATTTACGCCATTATACGGATGGGCGACGTACGCACCGTAATTGGGTGCGTGGCCTCTGCTGGCAGATGCTCGGGCATGTTCAGGTGTTAAAATTGCAGGCGAAGCCTTCGGAGATTTTGAAACAACAGTTGACCACATTGGCTGAGTTTGCGGCTCAATATCAACTCGAGAATGGCATGTGGGCTTGCTTTGTTGACGAACCTGAAGTCGCGGCCGATACCTCTGGATCTGTGGGGGTGGCCGCTGCGATGGCTCTAGCTGCGAAGCACGGCTTCTTACCCGAAGAGTATTTGGAGCGCGCCTTACGTTGCCGCGAGACTGCTCGCACCTATTTGACTCCACAGGGCTTTCTCGGCGGATGTTCGCAATCCAACAAAGGGGGCGAAGGCCTGCAGCGTAGCGATTACCGTGTGACGTTATCCTATGCGTTAGGCTTGTACGGACAGTTGGAGGTTGCGACCTTGGGGGACGCTTGA
- a CDS encoding alpha/beta hydrolase translates to MLKILLLILSSVPALLLAHELPLWPEGAPGALGTESQDIPTLTISLPEEGSSNGGAVVICPGGGYGGLAMNHEGHAIAKWFNAQGYAAAVLKYRLPAKGYPHPAPMQDVQRAIQTLRARTEEWQLDPERIGVFGSSAGGHLAATAATHFLAADSDAEDPVVQVSSRPDFLVMLYPVVSMDAAITHRGSRNNLLGKEPSPDLVELMSNELQVTSETPPTFIVHADDDRGVKAENSIRFYLALRANQVPAELHIFKQGGHGFGFQKQRSLPVHHWPDLLADWLKAQVSETSK, encoded by the coding sequence ATGCTAAAGATTCTATTGCTCATCCTCTCATCTGTGCCGGCTTTATTACTCGCACATGAACTACCGCTTTGGCCGGAGGGCGCACCCGGCGCACTGGGGACTGAGTCCCAAGATATTCCGACCTTAACTATCAGTCTGCCCGAAGAGGGCAGTTCTAATGGTGGCGCGGTTGTGATTTGCCCCGGAGGAGGCTACGGTGGGTTGGCCATGAATCATGAAGGCCATGCAATCGCGAAATGGTTTAATGCGCAGGGCTATGCGGCTGCTGTTTTGAAGTATCGTTTGCCCGCTAAAGGCTATCCGCATCCGGCACCCATGCAAGATGTGCAACGCGCGATACAGACCTTACGTGCGCGAACTGAAGAGTGGCAACTCGATCCCGAGCGTATCGGGGTCTTTGGTTCTTCCGCGGGCGGGCATCTTGCTGCGACGGCAGCGACGCACTTTCTCGCGGCCGATTCCGACGCGGAGGATCCCGTGGTTCAGGTGTCGAGCCGCCCTGATTTCTTGGTGATGTTGTACCCGGTAGTCAGTATGGATGCGGCCATTACGCATCGAGGCTCGCGCAACAATCTACTGGGTAAGGAGCCCTCGCCAGACTTAGTCGAACTGATGTCGAATGAACTACAAGTGACGTCCGAAACGCCGCCCACATTTATTGTGCATGCGGATGATGATCGTGGTGTGAAAGCAGAAAACAGCATTCGCTTTTATCTGGCTCTACGAGCAAACCAGGTGCCAGCGGAATTGCATATATTTAAACAGGGTGGGCATGGCTTCGGCTTTCAAAAGCAGCGTTCACTACCGGTCCATCATTGGCCAGACCTGCTCGCTGACTGGTTGAAGGCTCAGGTTTCAGAAACTTCTAAATAA
- a CDS encoding GDSL-type esterase/lipase family protein — translation MLPFARILFFMLPSVALFSNLMAFAVGEDVAAVFQRAKDGAPLRYVALGGSITQSGKGWIGPWLQQQFPASDVSVVNSGMSATGSELGVFRLERDVIAHQPDLVVLEFCVNDAGLSDEDAIRNMESLIVRLRSLPHPPAIIVLEAAAKGGVNLKRHRKVARHYHLLEVDLQEAVEHELEKTGADWSQFFGDNVHPNAAGNTLYAEVIIDTLEPYLDQPEAVFSDDLPKPLSPKSLLLDGRMVPLTSYSYVDGWSTQNSLPKWWNRFFNGVLYSNTPGAVLTIPFRGTHVGLYAAMDTSYGSFYANVDGGAPAHIFTNTRGGYLYKTLAQDLSAQEHRLTVVLPNESDPETRMNGPIHLGYLLLAGESHADRSLAEQGGYDPKCCLVCNLKRWR, via the coding sequence ATGCTTCCCTTTGCTCGTATTCTGTTTTTTATGCTGCCTAGTGTGGCTCTGTTTTCAAACCTGATGGCATTTGCTGTTGGAGAGGATGTGGCTGCGGTCTTTCAACGCGCGAAGGACGGGGCTCCTCTACGTTATGTGGCTTTGGGGGGCTCCATCACACAGTCGGGCAAGGGATGGATTGGGCCTTGGCTGCAGCAGCAGTTTCCTGCCAGTGATGTGTCGGTGGTTAACTCTGGGATGAGTGCGACTGGGAGCGAATTAGGTGTTTTTAGATTGGAACGCGATGTTATAGCGCATCAACCTGATCTGGTGGTGCTGGAGTTTTGTGTGAATGACGCCGGATTGAGCGATGAGGATGCCATTCGCAATATGGAAAGCCTGATTGTTCGCTTGAGAAGTTTACCGCATCCACCGGCTATTATCGTTTTGGAGGCGGCCGCTAAAGGTGGTGTGAATTTGAAACGTCACCGTAAGGTTGCCAGGCATTATCACTTATTAGAGGTCGATCTGCAAGAGGCGGTGGAGCATGAACTTGAAAAAACGGGAGCGGACTGGAGCCAATTTTTCGGAGATAACGTGCACCCGAATGCGGCCGGTAATACATTGTACGCAGAGGTGATAATTGATACATTAGAGCCTTATTTGGATCAGCCGGAGGCGGTTTTTTCAGATGATCTGCCGAAGCCGCTCAGCCCGAAATCATTGTTGTTGGATGGGCGTATGGTGCCCTTGACAAGTTACAGCTACGTAGATGGTTGGAGCACTCAAAATTCGTTGCCGAAATGGTGGAATCGTTTTTTCAATGGGGTTCTCTACAGCAATACGCCGGGGGCAGTCTTGACTATTCCTTTTCGAGGCACCCACGTGGGATTGTATGCGGCGATGGATACATCCTATGGCTCCTTTTACGCGAATGTGGACGGTGGCGCACCCGCGCATATCTTTACTAATACGCGGGGAGGTTATCTCTATAAAACGCTTGCGCAGGATTTGAGCGCACAGGAGCATCGATTGACAGTGGTTCTGCCCAATGAATCGGATCCGGAAACGCGGATGAATGGACCGATTCACCTGGGCTACCTGCTGCTTGCTGGAGAGAGCCATGCTGATCGGAGTTTGGCAGAGCAGGGGGGGTACGACCCGAAATGTTGTCTCGTCTGCAATTTAAAACGCTGGCGTTAG
- a CDS encoding alpha/beta hydrolase produces MLSRLQFKTLALDAWKWAGPYTLETEAKDALPLLDVSFAPELDTESVAWQGDLVPRQSFDFRELFELDRPTVAYVRGVVESEESASVLLGVQVDYFAKVWLNGELISVIDYGHGNPKSFVYVPTALKAGQNIIEIKVAAGAGGHNLSLAMAPLDVAGDVFMSTTDDNELDVSKRPQPTFANVPYGPDERNVMDVWLADSEKPVPCVLHIHGGGWLGGDKSKVANPQPYLDAGISYIAINYRFLPQTIIDTGSERGTGPIQPRGDYPEPPVDVPNYDSARALQFVRSQANAWNLDKNRIGLTGGSAGACTSLWLAFHDDLADPDASDSVLRESTRVWCAAVEGAQTTLDPVQILEWIPNGIYGGHAFGYIWDRSDPTSEMRSFLADRENVKDWIAEYSPYELLTPDDPPVYLFYRNTPEKGKAIKDATHSANYGAILSEKLEALGMDYEFVHAGSQAPRYASMEQFLIDTLKK; encoded by the coding sequence ATGTTGTCTCGTCTGCAATTTAAAACGCTGGCGTTAGATGCCTGGAAGTGGGCGGGGCCATACACTTTAGAGACTGAGGCTAAGGATGCGCTTCCACTGCTGGATGTTTCCTTTGCGCCGGAGCTCGATACGGAATCCGTCGCATGGCAAGGGGATCTTGTGCCGCGGCAGTCTTTTGACTTTCGTGAGCTTTTTGAGTTGGATCGGCCGACGGTTGCCTATGTGCGTGGTGTCGTTGAGAGTGAAGAAAGCGCATCGGTCTTATTGGGTGTTCAAGTTGATTATTTTGCGAAGGTTTGGCTCAATGGGGAGTTGATATCGGTTATTGATTACGGACATGGCAATCCGAAGAGCTTTGTCTATGTGCCGACCGCGTTAAAAGCGGGCCAGAATATTATAGAGATTAAGGTGGCAGCTGGGGCTGGTGGTCACAACTTGTCTTTGGCTATGGCCCCATTGGATGTGGCTGGTGATGTTTTTATGAGCACTACAGATGACAATGAATTGGACGTTTCCAAGCGTCCTCAACCCACCTTTGCCAACGTGCCTTACGGCCCGGATGAGCGTAATGTAATGGATGTTTGGTTGGCGGATTCAGAGAAGCCCGTCCCTTGTGTATTACACATTCATGGCGGTGGCTGGCTTGGGGGGGATAAGTCAAAAGTCGCCAATCCTCAGCCTTATCTAGATGCTGGAATTTCCTATATTGCGATCAATTACCGTTTTCTCCCACAGACGATTATTGACACGGGCAGTGAGCGCGGCACTGGGCCGATTCAGCCGCGCGGTGATTATCCAGAGCCTCCAGTTGATGTGCCCAACTATGACTCGGCTCGTGCTTTGCAGTTTGTGCGCAGCCAAGCAAATGCTTGGAATCTTGATAAGAATCGTATTGGCCTGACTGGCGGCTCGGCTGGGGCTTGCACCTCGCTCTGGTTAGCATTTCACGATGATTTGGCCGATCCTGATGCCAGTGATTCTGTGCTTCGCGAATCCACTCGCGTCTGGTGTGCGGCGGTTGAAGGGGCACAGACGACACTGGACCCTGTGCAAATTCTTGAATGGATTCCTAATGGGATTTACGGTGGACATGCCTTCGGTTATATTTGGGACCGTAGCGACCCGACCTCCGAAATGCGTAGTTTTCTCGCTGATCGTGAAAATGTAAAGGACTGGATCGCAGAGTATTCGCCCTATGAGTTACTGACTCCGGACGATCCGCCTGTGTATCTTTTTTACCGCAATACACCTGAGAAGGGGAAGGCTATCAAAGATGCGACGCACAGCGCGAACTACGGCGCCATTCTCTCTGAGAAGTTAGAGGCGTTAGGGATGGACTATGAATTCGTCCATGCGGGCAGCCAAGCCCCCCGTTATGCATCGATGGAGCAATTCCTTATCGACACATTAAAGAAATAG